In one window of Oligoflexia bacterium DNA:
- the nusA gene encoding transcription termination factor NusA — protein MFKGLNREIEQLAKDKGIDKNLIIEAVQSAFLTAAKKKFGAEKDIEAHFNEQEEEIELFEFKNVVEHVEDENNEITFAEAKLHDPECELGDSIGLKMNSEELGRIAAQTAKQVIIQKIRDAETDIIYEEYKDRVGSLITGIVRRFERGNIIIDLGRAEALLPQSQQVPKEIFRPGDRIQGYVMDIRKTPRGTEIIISRAHEGLLIKLFENEVPEIYEGIVSIKSAAREPGVRGKIAVYSKDSDVDPVGACVGMKGSRVQAVVQELRGEKIDIVAYNVDMAQFICNAIAPAEVSRVVLDEANKRLDLVVADDQLSLAIGKKGQNVRLATKLTGWHVDIHSETKMKEMADQDKNRLSSIEGISETMSELLYGQGVTTPEALVENESEKIATATGLDVNKVEALQESAKEWLASEESQSVSQAQSDENLQDQSEIVEQETELEDDQEPVLDQA, from the coding sequence ATGTTTAAAGGATTAAATCGCGAAATTGAGCAGCTGGCCAAAGACAAAGGTATTGATAAAAATCTAATCATTGAAGCCGTGCAAAGTGCATTTTTAACGGCAGCCAAGAAAAAATTTGGGGCTGAAAAAGATATTGAAGCGCATTTTAATGAACAAGAAGAAGAAATAGAATTGTTCGAGTTTAAAAACGTGGTTGAGCATGTTGAAGATGAAAACAATGAAATTACCTTTGCTGAAGCAAAGTTGCATGACCCTGAGTGTGAATTGGGTGACAGCATTGGTTTAAAAATGAACTCAGAAGAGCTGGGAAGAATTGCAGCCCAAACTGCCAAGCAAGTTATCATTCAAAAAATCCGCGATGCTGAAACCGATATTATATATGAAGAGTATAAAGATAGAGTGGGCTCTTTGATTACGGGAATTGTTCGTCGTTTTGAGCGTGGCAATATCATTATTGATTTGGGGCGGGCTGAAGCACTTTTACCGCAATCCCAACAAGTACCTAAAGAGATTTTTAGACCGGGTGATAGAATTCAAGGTTATGTGATGGATATCCGTAAAACCCCTAGGGGCACCGAGATTATTATTTCGCGTGCACACGAAGGTTTGTTGATTAAATTGTTTGAAAATGAAGTGCCAGAAATTTATGAAGGTATTGTTAGTATTAAATCTGCTGCTCGTGAACCTGGTGTCAGAGGAAAGATTGCTGTATATTCCAAGGATTCTGATGTAGATCCTGTGGGTGCTTGTGTCGGAATGAAAGGCTCAAGAGTACAAGCTGTGGTGCAAGAGTTGCGTGGCGAAAAAATTGATATTGTTGCTTACAATGTTGATATGGCCCAGTTCATTTGCAATGCTATTGCACCTGCTGAAGTGAGCAGAGTTGTTCTGGATGAAGCCAACAAGCGACTTGATTTGGTTGTAGCAGATGATCAACTGTCTTTGGCTATTGGTAAAAAAGGTCAAAACGTACGTTTAGCGACCAAGCTAACCGGTTGGCATGTAGACATTCACAGTGAAACAAAAATGAAAGAAATGGCGGATCAGGATAAAAATCGTTTATCTTCCATTGAGGGGATCAGTGAGACCATGTCCGAATTATTGTACGGTCAGGGGGTTACAACTCCAGAAGCCTTGGTTGAAAATGAATCAGAAAAGATTGCTACAGCAACTGGCTTGGATGTTAATAAAGTAGAAGCTTTGCAAGAGTCAGCTAAAGAGTGGTTGGCATCAGAAGAAAGCCAAAGTGTATCACAAGCACAAAGTGATGAAAACTTGCAAGATCAGTCAGAGATAGTAGAACAAGAAACAGAACTTGAAGATGATCAAGAGCCGGTATTAGACCAAGCTTAA
- the infB gene encoding translation initiation factor IF-2: MDKENTEDKKALTEKRVTRRVIRRRKSTASSPQLEENQEKAEALVQEEQVTGVEASSEQTEQEAKQSVEQDEVEISESVKRKAASKAKVMPRGLKKVTKPKTSNVDSAVEADNSAVEQDNDTVDNTETTSDEKGGYSRIRVAQDIAKPEGGLRVVKPAPKDYNSNVVPTPGTGRRKDIIEIRDIYNPKNLRNKKRRKPAPGEGKKTEITVPRAAKRIIRMEDVISVAELAKKMSVKAGDVIGKLMGMGMMVTINQNIDSDTATLVANEFGYEVENVKVDAEDLLEQHEKALESKPEDLQFRPPVVTVMGHVDHGKTSLLDKIRKADVAAGEAGGITQHIGAYSVKLDSGKQVTFIDTPGHEAFTSMRARGARVTDIVILVVAGDDGVMPQTKEAINHAQSAEVPIIVAVNKVDKPGVDIDRIKNELTEFSMVPEEWGGDTIYVPVSAKTGQGINDLLEVVALQSDILELKANPDRPARGVVIEASLDKQKGVVSTLLVQDGTLREGDTIVAGTHYGRVRAMRDDKGMRVKEIPPSGAVELMGLSGVASAGDAFSIVPDEKKAKQITQLKHNQERQKELAKTSKVSLDDLYQKIALGDVKELKVVVKADTAGSVEVLTKKLEDLSTAKVSVKVIHGAVGGVSDNDVMLASASGAIVIAFHTRPTGSVRKLAEQESVDLRVYDIIYELLEDITSAMAGLLAPKEVETVLGHAQVRQIFTIPKQGTVAGCMVTDGKVLRSSKVRLIRENVPIYTGELSSLKRFKDDAKEVREGMECGMSIVNYNDIKVDDVIEAFEIEEVAAELE; this comes from the coding sequence GTGGATAAAGAGAATACAGAAGATAAAAAAGCACTGACAGAGAAGCGGGTTACACGTCGGGTAATACGACGTAGGAAATCTACTGCGTCAAGTCCTCAGCTTGAAGAAAATCAAGAAAAAGCTGAGGCGCTTGTACAAGAAGAACAGGTAACGGGCGTTGAGGCATCTTCTGAACAAACAGAACAAGAGGCTAAGCAAAGCGTTGAGCAAGATGAAGTTGAGATCAGCGAGTCTGTTAAGCGTAAAGCGGCATCTAAAGCAAAAGTAATGCCTCGCGGGCTTAAGAAAGTTACAAAACCTAAGACCTCAAATGTAGATTCAGCCGTTGAAGCTGATAACAGTGCTGTGGAACAAGACAATGATACAGTGGATAATACTGAGACAACTTCTGATGAAAAAGGCGGTTATTCAAGAATCCGTGTTGCGCAAGACATAGCAAAACCTGAAGGTGGTTTAAGGGTTGTTAAGCCGGCACCAAAAGATTATAACTCTAATGTTGTACCAACACCGGGTACAGGACGTAGAAAAGATATTATTGAAATCAGAGATATCTATAACCCTAAAAATTTACGCAATAAAAAACGTCGTAAACCTGCTCCTGGTGAAGGTAAAAAAACTGAGATCACTGTTCCTAGAGCTGCGAAACGGATTATTCGTATGGAAGATGTTATCTCTGTTGCTGAGTTAGCCAAAAAAATGAGCGTTAAAGCTGGTGATGTTATTGGTAAGTTGATGGGCATGGGGATGATGGTGACCATTAACCAAAACATTGATTCTGATACAGCAACCTTGGTGGCCAATGAGTTTGGCTATGAAGTAGAAAATGTTAAAGTTGATGCAGAAGATTTATTGGAACAGCATGAAAAAGCATTAGAATCCAAGCCAGAAGATTTACAGTTTAGACCGCCAGTTGTGACAGTTATGGGTCACGTGGATCATGGTAAAACTTCTTTGTTGGATAAAATTCGTAAAGCTGATGTGGCTGCCGGTGAAGCTGGCGGGATTACTCAACATATTGGAGCGTATTCTGTAAAATTGGATAGCGGCAAACAAGTAACATTTATTGATACACCAGGCCACGAAGCATTTACATCCATGCGCGCACGGGGTGCACGGGTAACAGATATTGTTATTTTGGTGGTTGCGGGTGATGATGGTGTTATGCCACAAACCAAAGAAGCCATCAATCATGCGCAAAGTGCTGAAGTACCTATTATTGTTGCAGTTAATAAAGTGGATAAACCCGGTGTAGATATTGATAGAATTAAAAATGAATTGACGGAGTTTAGCATGGTCCCAGAAGAGTGGGGCGGAGACACAATTTATGTACCAGTATCAGCAAAAACAGGTCAAGGGATTAACGATCTTTTAGAAGTTGTAGCTCTGCAGTCAGATATTTTAGAGCTTAAAGCTAACCCAGATCGACCTGCCAGAGGCGTGGTGATAGAAGCCAGCTTAGATAAACAAAAAGGTGTGGTGTCCACACTTTTGGTCCAAGATGGTACACTCAGAGAAGGTGACACCATTGTAGCGGGTACACATTATGGTCGTGTGCGTGCGATGCGTGATGATAAAGGTATGCGTGTTAAAGAAATTCCTCCTTCAGGTGCGGTTGAGCTTATGGGGCTTTCAGGCGTTGCTTCAGCTGGGGATGCTTTTTCTATTGTACCGGATGAAAAGAAAGCCAAGCAGATTACTCAATTGAAACATAACCAAGAGCGACAAAAAGAATTGGCCAAGACCAGTAAGGTATCTTTGGATGACTTGTATCAAAAAATCGCATTGGGCGACGTAAAAGAGCTTAAAGTTGTGGTGAAAGCCGATACAGCGGGCTCAGTTGAGGTGTTAACTAAAAAACTAGAAGATTTATCTACAGCTAAAGTGAGTGTCAAAGTGATTCACGGTGCCGTGGGGGGTGTGTCGGATAATGATGTTATGTTAGCCAGTGCTTCAGGAGCGATTGTTATAGCATTTCATACTCGACCTACGGGCAGCGTAAGAAAGTTAGCAGAACAAGAAAGTGTAGATTTACGTGTGTATGATATTATTTATGAACTGTTGGAAGACATAACCAGTGCAATGGCTGGTTTGTTGGCTCCCAAAGAAGTTGAAACTGTATTGGGACATGCGCAGGTCAGACAAATTTTTACCATTCCAAAGCAAGGAACAGTTGCCGGTTGTATGGTAACCGATGGGAAAGTTTTGCGTTCTTCTAAAGTAAGATTGATTCGTGAAAATGTGCCAATTTACACTGGAGAACTGAGTTCATTAAAGCGCTTTAAAGATGATGCCAAGGAAGTGCGTGAAGGCATGGAGTGTGGTATGTCTATTGTTAATTACAATGACATCAAAGTTGATGATGTCATTGAAGCCTTTGAAATAGAAGAAGTCGCCGCTGAATTGGAATAA
- the rbfA gene encoding 30S ribosome-binding factor RbfA, with the protein MKNVPYKRVDRMNDQIRQIVSATLLEFVHEDSLAGVSVTAADISPDFKHAKLFYRVLPGFDADKARLSLIKVLPKVQRIVAKEMQTRYSPNIRFIFDNSLDEGSKIEALLEKIKEDV; encoded by the coding sequence ATGAAAAATGTACCCTATAAACGTGTTGATCGGATGAATGATCAGATTAGACAAATTGTATCTGCAACATTGTTAGAGTTTGTTCATGAAGACAGTTTGGCAGGAGTCAGTGTAACGGCTGCGGATATTTCTCCAGATTTTAAACATGCTAAGCTTTTTTATCGGGTGTTGCCGGGCTTTGATGCTGATAAGGCACGATTGTCGTTAATAAAAGTGCTGCCTAAAGTGCAAAGAATTGTGGCCAAAGAAATGCAGACTCGCTATTCGCCTAACATACGTTTTATATTTGATAACTCTTTGGATGAAGGATCAAAAATAGAAGCACTGCTTGAAAAAATCAAAGAAGACGTTTAG
- the truB gene encoding tRNA pseudouridine(55) synthase TruB — MHGVFFINKPQGISSFGVLKKMRKHLSECYAVSYKTIKIGHAGTLDPEASGLLLVCVGQATKISSYLMRDKKTYSLDVVLGQQTTTDDDEGEIIFSSDQNIKLEVVKEICEKFKGAFAQVPPDFSAIKHKGKKLYEYAREGVAVERKARTVHIYDLKIIDYTYPILKIEVHCSKGTYMRALARDIGEALKVGAHAKNIHRFQSGEFKLEQAVSLEIFLNFSKQQISQNMLPMEQMMQAMPSLENFTEGEKNNLLQGQFLASPIQEGEYALYDEQGKLFALGEANGERIKIKRALV; from the coding sequence ATGCATGGAGTTTTTTTTATCAATAAGCCGCAGGGTATTTCTTCTTTTGGTGTGCTTAAAAAAATGCGCAAACATTTATCTGAATGTTATGCTGTTAGCTACAAAACCATTAAAATAGGGCATGCGGGGACTTTAGATCCAGAGGCCAGTGGCTTGTTGTTGGTGTGTGTTGGGCAAGCAACCAAGATCAGTTCGTATTTGATGCGAGATAAAAAAACTTACAGCTTGGATGTGGTTTTGGGTCAGCAAACTACAACTGATGATGATGAGGGTGAGATTATTTTTTCTTCTGATCAAAACATCAAGCTAGAGGTTGTTAAAGAAATATGTGAAAAATTTAAAGGCGCATTTGCTCAAGTCCCCCCAGATTTTAGTGCCATCAAACATAAAGGAAAAAAACTGTATGAATATGCACGGGAGGGTGTTGCAGTTGAACGTAAAGCAAGAACCGTCCATATCTATGATTTGAAAATCATCGACTACACTTACCCTATTTTAAAAATTGAAGTTCACTGTAGTAAAGGGACATACATGCGCGCCTTGGCAAGGGATATAGGTGAAGCGCTTAAGGTGGGAGCGCATGCAAAAAATATTCACCGCTTCCAAAGTGGTGAGTTTAAGCTTGAGCAAGCCGTAAGCTTAGAAATTTTTTTAAACTTTTCCAAACAGCAAATCAGTCAAAACATGCTGCCTATGGAGCAGATGATGCAAGCCATGCCCAGTTTGGAAAATTTCACAGAGGGAGAGAAAAATAACTTGTTGCAGGGTCAGTTTTTAGCCAGCCCAATTCAAGAAGGTGAATATGCTTTATATGATGAGCAAGGGAAGTTGTTTGCCTTAGGTGAAGCCAATGGAGAGCGTATAAAAATAAAACGGGCATTGGTTTAA
- a CDS encoding serine protease, which produces MAINILKTNIYKYTFVVIFYLFCKSYAKDYVYSLQDYFMHGQELVEEYLQSSEQGEQIKSLVQRYSNSCVQIEVPKNENGKTMVTMGGAVIVAKGMLLLSSGHNFLGVNKKNPIKVLGPKGESKKAYLMQMDYNPQENTDWAILQVEGNGFHPQYAVELSRSIKMNAMAVVLGYPQSYGKDEDGQVVHTKAYPGQRLDPLVLLTKISHKDQGRKVVLDLEGGAFFLPGASGGPVFDIEGGLMGQYTSFITVVGRGQTTGKASMRPFPKALVKILNP; this is translated from the coding sequence ATGGCAATTAATATATTAAAAACAAATATTTATAAATATACATTTGTTGTCATATTTTATTTATTTTGCAAATCTTATGCAAAAGACTATGTATACAGTTTGCAAGACTACTTTATGCATGGCCAGGAATTGGTTGAGGAATATTTGCAAAGTTCAGAACAGGGTGAGCAAATCAAAAGCCTTGTACAGCGTTATTCCAACAGTTGTGTGCAGATAGAAGTACCCAAAAATGAGAATGGTAAAACCATGGTTACTATGGGCGGTGCGGTGATTGTGGCCAAAGGTATGCTGCTGCTTTCTTCTGGCCATAATTTTTTGGGTGTAAATAAAAAGAACCCAATCAAAGTTTTGGGTCCCAAGGGTGAATCTAAAAAAGCTTACTTGATGCAAATGGATTATAATCCCCAAGAAAATACAGATTGGGCCATATTACAAGTTGAGGGCAATGGCTTTCATCCGCAATATGCGGTTGAACTGAGCCGTTCAATTAAGATGAATGCAATGGCAGTGGTTTTGGGTTATCCGCAAAGTTATGGCAAAGATGAAGATGGACAGGTGGTGCATACAAAAGCTTATCCCGGACAAAGGTTGGACCCTTTGGTGTTGTTAACCAAAATATCACATAAAGATCAGGGTAGAAAAGTGGTGCTAGATTTAGAAGGCGGGGCTTTTTTCTTGCCCGGTGCCAGTGGCGGACCAGTATTTGATATAGAGGGCGGTCTGATGGGGCAATATACTTCTTTTATTACTGTGGTGGGTCGCGGGCAAACCACGGGTAAAGCCAGTATGCGGCCATTCCCCAAAGCTTTGGTTAAAATACTCAACCCATAG
- the tig gene encoding trigger factor, translated as MNVKVENQSSFEKKIIVQIPETEVVEEIDKAYKGLKNQANIPGFRKGKAPRAILEKKYGPSVEAQVYQELVRSSVAEVIEKENLNAINVRNISEPKRDEKKGFSYHAIIEVKPEVKPKKYTGIKIKEEKIEVGDKELEQALDHIRQSQAVLQKKEKALTPKKGDFAAIRIESLLASPGQESKAQERIYEVGAKGGQEVLDQALLKMTVGQSEAVTFHDKKNNKDLNMRVHLDEIKEKVLPEVNDDLAKSLGQFKTLAELKDKLKQDLLEEADKRGKHKKVENLLEALRKSNPLDVPPTLVSNEIQFMLENIQNQMRWSGVPAFPEDYTQEQIINELKPDAEKRVHDQLLIEAIAKAEDITVDDKALNDKIADLAKQSKVPTAELKAYYEKTHRLDSVRFDLVWEKTIDFLLEKANSK; from the coding sequence ATGAACGTTAAAGTTGAAAATCAATCAAGTTTTGAGAAAAAGATTATTGTGCAAATACCTGAAACGGAAGTGGTTGAGGAAATTGACAAAGCCTATAAAGGTTTAAAAAATCAAGCCAATATTCCAGGTTTTAGAAAAGGTAAAGCTCCCCGGGCTATTTTGGAAAAAAAATATGGGCCATCTGTTGAGGCGCAAGTGTATCAAGAATTGGTGCGCAGTTCAGTGGCAGAAGTGATTGAAAAAGAAAATTTAAATGCCATTAATGTGAGAAATATTTCTGAGCCAAAAAGAGATGAAAAAAAAGGCTTTTCATACCATGCTATTATTGAGGTTAAGCCAGAGGTCAAACCCAAAAAATACACCGGCATTAAAATCAAAGAAGAAAAAATAGAAGTCGGTGATAAAGAATTAGAACAAGCTCTAGATCACATTCGTCAATCGCAAGCTGTACTGCAGAAAAAAGAAAAAGCCCTTACCCCCAAAAAAGGCGACTTTGCCGCCATCCGGATTGAGTCATTGTTGGCTAGTCCTGGTCAAGAAAGCAAAGCGCAAGAACGCATTTATGAAGTGGGTGCCAAAGGTGGCCAAGAAGTCTTGGATCAAGCTTTGTTAAAAATGACTGTGGGTCAATCTGAAGCCGTGACCTTTCATGATAAAAAGAACAATAAAGACCTTAACATGCGGGTTCATTTGGATGAAATCAAAGAAAAAGTCTTACCGGAAGTCAATGATGACTTGGCCAAATCTTTAGGCCAGTTTAAAACTTTGGCTGAATTGAAAGACAAGTTAAAACAAGATTTACTTGAAGAAGCTGATAAGCGTGGCAAGCATAAAAAAGTAGAAAATTTATTAGAAGCGCTGCGTAAGAGTAACCCATTGGACGTACCTCCAACCTTGGTTTCCAATGAAATTCAATTCATGCTGGAGAATATTCAAAATCAAATGCGTTGGAGTGGTGTTCCGGCCTTTCCAGAAGACTACACACAAGAACAAATTATCAATGAGTTGAAACCTGATGCAGAAAAACGGGTGCATGATCAATTATTGATTGAAGCTATTGCTAAAGCAGAAGACATTACAGTGGATGATAAAGCGCTTAATGATAAAATTGCAGACTTGGCCAAGCAGTCTAAAGTGCCTACCGCTGAGCTAAAAGCTTATTATGAAAAAACTCACCGTTTGGATTCTGTAAGATTTGATCTGGTTTGGGAAAAAACCATTGATTTTCTTCTTGAAAAAGCCAACAGCAAATAA